CGTCTTCGAGGCGGTGTTCCTCTTCGCCGCCGTGCCCAGCCACAGCCTGGGCGTGATCGCCACGGTCTACGGCATCCGCGGCTTCGCCTACCCGCTCTTCGCGTTCGCGTTCCTGGTGTGGGTCCAGACGGTCAGCCCGGAGCGGATGCGCGGCTCGGTGGCCGGATGGTTCTGGTTCGCGTTCACCGGCGGTCTGCCCACGCTGGGCGCCGGTATCGCCGCCCTCGCCATAGGCCCGTTCGGCATGAGCCTGTACGCCACGCTGGTTCTCTCGCTGTTCCTGGTCGCCATCGGAGGGGCCATCGGGTCCTTCGCGGTACGCGAACCGCAGGGGCTGAAGCCCATCGCCGAGCCCGGCATGGCCCGGCCGCGGAGCTACAAGCGGCTCGCCGAGGGCGTGGACATCCTCTGGCGGGACAAGCGCACCATGGCCGGCGGCCTCGTGCGCATCGTCAACACCGCCCCGGAGTTCGGCTTCTTCGCCATGCTGCCGTTCACCTTCGGCACGGCCCACCACCACGACGGCTTCCTCAGCGCCGCGCAGATCTCCACGCTCACGGCGATCATGTACGGCGCGAACATCGCCGCGAACCTCGCCTTCGGCGTGTTCGGCGACCACTTCGGCTGGCGCCGCACCGTCACCGTCTTCGGCTGCATCGGCTGTGCCGTCGCCACCCCGCTGTGGTACTTCGCCTCGCTGGCGAGCGAGAACTTCGCCGTCACGGTCGTGCTGGGGTGCGTCTACTGCATCCTGCTCGCCGGGTTCGTACCGCTGTCGGCGCTGATGCCGTCCATGGTGCTCCACAAGGACAAGGGCGCCGCGCTCGCCGTCCTCAACTTCGGCGCGGGCGGCGCCGCCTTCGTGGGCCCGGCGCTGGTCACCGTCTTCCACCCGGTGATCGGGGGCGGCGGGGTGGCCATCGTCTTCAGCGTGCTGTACCTGATCGTCGCGGTGGTGTCGACCAGGCTGAAGGACGCCAGCGACCCCGGCGAGCGGCGCCGCGCCCCGGCACCGGGCGCGGCGGTCTCCGAGAGCCCCGCCTGACGCGGTGGTCGCCGAGGGCCCCGTCCTCCCCGGCGGGGCCCTCCTCGGCACGGCTACAACTCGCCCAGCGCGTCGACCTTGGTGTCGACGCGGCCGAACGCCACCTCGTCGATGGACGTGCCCCGCACCGCCGCCACCGCCGACACCAGCTCCTGGAGCACGCACACCTCCACCAGCGCCCGCTGCGGCGGCGTCAGGCGCGCCGGCACCGCCACCCCACGGACGCCCGGCGGGAGCGGCAGCGTGCCGTCCGTGACGGCGAGGACGCCGGTGGGCTTCTCGGTGAGCTGCCGGGCGAGGGCCAGCTCCCGTTCGCCGCCGACCACGATGTGCGCGGTCTCGCCGCTCGCGCTGTCCATGTAGCCGTGCAGGTAGGCTCGGGTGCCGAAGGCGGCGGACGGCACCAGCGGGCCCTCCCGGAACAGCAGGGCCACCGCCTCCGCGGTGGTCAGCTGCGGCGCGGCGGCCACGATGTCCACCGACCCGGCGGCCATCGGGCCCTCGGCGAAGGCCGCGAGCTCCTTCGCCGCCCCCGCCACCGACTCCTCGATCAGCCCGGGCAGCGCCAGCCAGCGCTCGTCCACGCCGCCGTCCGCGGCCAGGTCGGCCAGCATGCCGAGCGCGGCGAACGTCACCACGAAACCCACCGTCGACACCCGGCTGTCGGGGTGCCCGCCCAGCGACACGCAAGCGCCCGCGGCGTCCCGCAGCGGGCTCGCGTCGGCGTTGGTGACGGCCAGCGTCGCCGCCCCCGCGCCGCGGAACCGCGCCACCAGGTCCGCCGTCTCCCGGCTCCGGCCGCTCTGCGAGAGCGCCACCACCACGTCGGGGTGCGGGCCGGGCACCTCGGGGAAGTCGGAGCAGTCGGTGCGGAAGGCCTCGATGCCGGCCGCCCTCATCCGGTGCAGGGGCGAGGCCAGCGCGGCGCAGCTCGCGCCGATCCCGGCGAGCAGCACCCGCCGCCACCCCGGCCGCCAGACACCCTCGGCGAGCCGCCCCGGCAGGGCGCCGACCACCTCGCGCAGCGCCGCCAGCTCCGTGCGCCGGCCCTCCTCGAAGCCGAGGGGGAACGTGCCCGCCGTGCCCATCGGTTCTCCTGCGCCCCGGCTCATCGGCCCTCCTCCACGCCACTCGCCGGGGTGCGCGATGCGGTGCCCGGCGCCGGCGGCCCGCCCGGTCCCGCCGCCGGCTGCCCGCCAGCTCCCGACGTGCCGCGCGGGTGCCAGGCGCGCCGGGCCACCGCGGGCACGTAGTCCGACAGGTCCACCGGCCACTCGACGACGGTGCGGTGCTCGGCCGCGTAGTAGGCGGCCATCAGCAGTTCGGTGACGGCCACGCCGCTGTCCAGCGACTCGGCGGGCTGCCGGCCCGCGGCGAACATCCGGGTGAGGTGGGTGTTCTCGGCGGTGTAGCCGTACGCGGCGGGCTCGTCGGCGATCACCGGCATCAGGCCCTGCTCGGCGTTCTGCTTCTCCAGCAGGTCCTCACCCGCGGATTGCCGCAGGTCGCGGGAGAAGAACACGGTGGCGTCGCCGGTCAGCGAGTTGGCGCTCATCGAGTACTCGGGACCCAGCAGCTCGAAGGAGAGCCGCATGCCGGCGCCGACGAAGCCCCAGGACGTCATG
The nucleotide sequence above comes from Streptomyces sp. TS71-3. Encoded proteins:
- a CDS encoding MFS transporter — its product is MNEPETPAAGGGSPTTAGPAAAGPAAAAPSAAPLRGVERIGIPRPLLWGFVAVFIYMVGDGVEISYLTDYLQRPDGGGLASDQATFATVTAYGIAVMIASWFSGTLSAIWGPRRVMWLGAAWWVVFEAVFLFAAVPSHSLGVIATVYGIRGFAYPLFAFAFLVWVQTVSPERMRGSVAGWFWFAFTGGLPTLGAGIAALAIGPFGMSLYATLVLSLFLVAIGGAIGSFAVREPQGLKPIAEPGMARPRSYKRLAEGVDILWRDKRTMAGGLVRIVNTAPEFGFFAMLPFTFGTAHHHDGFLSAAQISTLTAIMYGANIAANLAFGVFGDHFGWRRTVTVFGCIGCAVATPLWYFASLASENFAVTVVLGCVYCILLAGFVPLSALMPSMVLHKDKGAALAVLNFGAGGAAFVGPALVTVFHPVIGGGGVAIVFSVLYLIVAVVSTRLKDASDPGERRRAPAPGAAVSESPA
- a CDS encoding SIS domain-containing protein — its product is MSRGAGEPMGTAGTFPLGFEEGRRTELAALREVVGALPGRLAEGVWRPGWRRVLLAGIGASCAALASPLHRMRAAGIEAFRTDCSDFPEVPGPHPDVVVALSQSGRSRETADLVARFRGAGAATLAVTNADASPLRDAAGACVSLGGHPDSRVSTVGFVVTFAALGMLADLAADGGVDERWLALPGLIEESVAGAAKELAAFAEGPMAAGSVDIVAAAPQLTTAEAVALLFREGPLVPSAAFGTRAYLHGYMDSASGETAHIVVGGERELALARQLTEKPTGVLAVTDGTLPLPPGVRGVAVPARLTPPQRALVEVCVLQELVSAVAAVRGTSIDEVAFGRVDTKVDALGEL